A stretch of the Microtus ochrogaster isolate Prairie Vole_2 linkage group LG2, MicOch1.0, whole genome shotgun sequence genome encodes the following:
- the Gpr45 gene encoding probable G-protein coupled receptor 45 gives MKRCSQQTENESHPRAGGCPCSHFCPGAEFLVRMACNSTPIGTYEHRLLNGSDDSDPGATPLSTPLRISLAITMLLMIVVGFLGNTVVCIIVYQRPAMRSAINLLLATLAFSDIMLSLCCMPFTAITLITVRWHFGDHFCRLSATLYWFFVLEGVAILLIISVDRFLIIVQRQDKLNPRRAKVIIAASWVLSFCISAPSFIGWTFMEVPARAPQCVLGYTEFPAERAYVVMLVIAVFFAPFGVMLCSYLCILNTVRKNAVRVHNQSDSLDLKQLSKDGRRKIRRQQQQVSLDLSFKTKAFTTILILFVGFSLCWLPHSVYSLLSAFSRRFYYSASFYSTSTCVLWLSYLKSVFNPIVYCWRIKKFREACIELLPQTFQILPKVPERIQRRIQPSTVYVCNENQSTV, from the coding sequence ATGAAAAGATGCAGccagcaaacagaaaatgaaagccacCCAAGGGCTGGAGGGTGCCCTTGCAGCCACTTCTGTCCCGGTGCCGAGTTTCTCGTCAGGATGGCCTGTAACAGCACACCCATTGGGACATACGAACATCGGCTGCTGAATGGGAGCGACGATTCGGATCCCGGGGCTACACCACTGTCCACACCGCTCAGGATCTCGTTGGCAATAACGATGTTGCTAATGATCGTGGTAGGATTCCTCGGCAACACGGTGGTCTGTATCATCGTGTATCAGAGGCCGGCCATGCGTTCAGCCATCAACCTGCTGCTGGCCACCTTGGCCTTCTCTGACATCATGCTGTCCTTATGCTGCATGCCTTTCACCGCCATCACCCTCATCACTGTACGCTGGCACTTCGGGGACCACTTTTGTAGGCTCTCAGCTACACTCTATTGGTTTTTTGTCCTAGAGGGCGTGGCCATCCTGCTCATCATTAGCGTAGACCGCTTTCTTATCATCGTGCAGCGACAGGACAAGCTGAACCCACGCAGGGCCAAGGTGATCATcgcagcctcctgggtgctgtctTTCTGCATCTCTGCGCCCTCCTTCATCGGCTGGACGTTCATGGAGGTGCCGGCTCGGGCCCCACAGTGTGTTCTGGGCTACACCGAGTTCCCAGCCGAACGCGCCTACGTGGTGATGCTGGTGATAGCCGTTTTCTTCGCGCCCTTCGGGGTCATGTTGTGCTCCTATCTGTGCATCCTCAACACGGTGCGGAAGAATGCCGTCCGCGTGCACAACCAGTCAGATAGCCTGGACCTCAAACAGTTGTCCAAGGATGGCCGGAGAAAGAtccggcggcagcagcagcaggtcaGCCTGGACCTGAGCTTCAAAACCAAGGCCTTCACCACCATCCTCATCCTCTTCGTGGGCTTTTCGCTGTGCTGGCTGCCCCACTCAGTCTACAGCCTGCTGTCTGCGTTCAGTCGGCGGTTCTATTACAGCGCCTCCTTCTACAGCACCAGCACGTGCGTCCTGTGGCTCAGTTACCTCAAGTCCGTCTTCAACCCCATTGTCTACTGCTGGAGGATCAAGAAATTCCGCGAGGCCTGCATAGAGTTACTTCCCCAGACTTTCCAAATCCTCCCTAAAGTGCCTGAGCGGATCCAGAGGAGAATCCAGCCGAGCACCGTCTATGTGTGCAACGAAAACCAATCCACCGTCTAG